Proteins encoded together in one Riemerella anatipestifer window:
- the ruvC gene encoding crossover junction endodeoxyribonuclease RuvC — protein sequence MKVEKIILGIDPGTTVMGFGIISVLNQKMELVSVNELILKKYPNHETKLKYIFERTLSLIDEFHPDEVALEAPFYGKNVQSMLKLGRAQGVAMAASLYRDIPITEYSPKKIKMAITGNGNASKEQVAGMLQNLLKLKEFPTKYLDASDGLAVAVCHHFNSGKLATGKNYSGWESFIKQNPDRVK from the coding sequence GTGAAAGTAGAGAAAATTATATTGGGTATAGACCCAGGTACTACCGTAATGGGGTTCGGGATTATTTCTGTTTTAAATCAGAAGATGGAATTGGTTTCCGTTAACGAATTGATTTTAAAAAAATACCCCAACCACGAAACTAAATTGAAGTATATTTTTGAGAGAACTCTATCGCTTATAGATGAATTTCATCCAGATGAGGTTGCTTTGGAAGCACCTTTCTACGGGAAAAATGTGCAGAGTATGCTGAAGTTGGGGCGGGCACAAGGGGTGGCTATGGCGGCAAGTCTATATAGAGATATTCCTATTACTGAGTATTCTCCCAAAAAAATAAAAATGGCGATTACAGGTAATGGTAATGCAAGTAAAGAGCAGGTGGCAGGAATGTTGCAAAATTTACTTAAACTTAAGGAATTTCCCACCAAATACTTAGATGCGTCTGACGGATTGGCGGTGGCGGTTTGTCATCATTTTAATTCGGGTAAATTAGCAACGGGTAAAAATTATTCAGGGTGGGAGAGTTTTATAAAACAAAACCCTGATAGGGTTAAATAA
- a CDS encoding group III truncated hemoglobin, with translation MKALENRQDIEALVNRFYDKVGKDATIGFFFNEVAKVNWDEHLPKMYAFWETLLFSKVSYKGNPMGAHFPINDLVPMEKHHFEHWLKLWTETIDELYEGSMAETAKYKAANIANLMAYKMEMARR, from the coding sequence ATGAAAGCACTAGAAAATCGTCAGGATATAGAGGCGTTAGTTAATCGTTTTTATGATAAGGTAGGGAAAGACGCTACCATAGGCTTTTTCTTTAACGAAGTTGCAAAAGTAAATTGGGACGAACATTTACCAAAAATGTATGCCTTTTGGGAAACGCTATTGTTTAGTAAGGTATCCTATAAAGGAAATCCGATGGGAGCCCACTTTCCTATCAATGATTTAGTGCCTATGGAAAAACATCACTTCGAACATTGGCTAAAACTTTGGACAGAAACTATTGATGAGCTCTACGAAGGTTCTATGGCAGAAACAGCAAAATACAAAGCGGCTAATATTGCCAATTTAATGGCTTACAAGATGGAAATGGCAAGGCGATAG
- a CDS encoding Lrp/AsnC family transcriptional regulator codes for MKLDQVDFSILRELVEDSSQSVKEIAAKVSLSVTPVHDRIKKLEANGYIKGYTAIVDAEKLGYGFTTYMQIKLIKHQEEIFNKFKEEILSFEEVTEAAFTSGDYDVIMKLLLRDLHHYEEFILRKISKLDIIDSVKSSFIFKYIKNDNRVMNVITLTTI; via the coding sequence ATGAAGTTAGATCAAGTTGATTTTAGTATTCTTAGAGAATTGGTCGAAGATAGTAGCCAAAGTGTGAAAGAAATAGCGGCTAAAGTAAGTTTGTCGGTAACACCTGTGCATGATAGGATAAAGAAATTAGAGGCTAATGGTTATATTAAAGGCTATACAGCTATTGTAGATGCTGAAAAGTTAGGGTATGGCTTTACTACCTATATGCAAATTAAATTGATTAAGCATCAGGAAGAGATTTTTAATAAGTTTAAAGAAGAAATATTGTCTTTTGAGGAAGTCACGGAGGCGGCATTTACTTCTGGGGATTATGATGTTATTATGAAACTTTTGCTAAGAGATTTGCACCATTATGAAGAGTTTATCCTAAGAAAAATATCAAAATTAGATATTATAGATAGTGTTAAGAGTAGCTTTATTTTCAAATACATTAAGAATGATAACCGAGTGATGAATGTTATAACATTAACCACAATCTAA
- the dprA gene encoding DNA-processing protein DprA yields MVNAEEILYSIALRRSSLVGDVTFANLVGEVGSAKEVWSLSQSELRKISGIGKQIASGIGDESLLKFAEREVEFCIKNEIKINLRHLNQLPRLLGECYDAPAILFQKGDYDDTANNISIVGTRNATAYGKSFLEDLIVQFKNKNIQVISGLALGTDGIAHQEALKNNIKTSAVLAHGLHIVYPSKHKILAEEILNNGGALFSEFCSDEKPDREHFLQRNRIVAGLSANTIVVESAYAGGSISTASFANQYNREVYALAGRLTDKYSQGCNHLIFQNKAKIISSIKGLLKDLDLDNTSKVLELFPSVEVSLTPIQKPIYDIIKEVNDISLDDLSEKLNQPISKVLPVLLELELLGLIRANSGRRYSIV; encoded by the coding sequence ATGGTAAATGCAGAAGAAATTTTATACTCTATTGCTTTACGGCGAAGCTCTTTGGTAGGAGATGTTACATTTGCAAATTTAGTGGGCGAAGTTGGTTCTGCTAAGGAGGTTTGGAGTTTGTCTCAATCGGAGTTAAGAAAAATATCAGGCATAGGTAAACAAATTGCCTCAGGTATTGGTGATGAAAGCCTTTTGAAATTTGCCGAAAGGGAAGTTGAGTTCTGCATTAAAAACGAGATAAAAATCAATCTGAGACATCTTAATCAGCTTCCTCGTCTTTTAGGTGAATGTTATGATGCTCCAGCTATTCTTTTTCAAAAAGGAGATTATGACGATACCGCTAATAATATTAGCATTGTTGGGACGAGAAATGCCACTGCTTATGGTAAGTCGTTTTTGGAGGATTTAATTGTTCAGTTTAAAAATAAAAATATTCAAGTCATTAGTGGTTTAGCTTTAGGTACAGACGGAATAGCTCATCAAGAGGCTTTAAAAAACAATATAAAAACTTCAGCGGTTTTAGCACACGGTTTACACATTGTTTATCCGTCCAAACATAAAATTCTCGCTGAAGAAATATTAAATAATGGTGGAGCTTTGTTTTCTGAATTCTGCTCTGATGAAAAGCCAGATAGAGAACATTTTTTGCAAAGAAATCGTATTGTGGCAGGGCTTTCGGCTAATACGATTGTGGTAGAGTCTGCTTATGCAGGAGGTTCTATTAGTACGGCGAGTTTTGCTAATCAGTATAATAGAGAGGTGTACGCTTTGGCAGGGCGTCTTACGGATAAGTATAGCCAAGGTTGCAATCATCTTATTTTTCAAAATAAAGCTAAAATCATATCTTCTATTAAAGGTTTGCTAAAAGACCTAGATTTGGATAATACTTCTAAAGTTTTGGAGCTTTTTCCTTCGGTTGAGGTTTCTTTAACTCCTATTCAGAAGCCTATTTATGATATTATTAAAGAGGTTAATGATATTTCTTTGGACGACTTGTCAGAAAAGTTAAATCAACCTATTTCTAAAGTGCTTCCAGTTTTGTTAGAATTAGAATTATTGGGATTGATAAGGGCAAATTCTGGGAGGAGATATTCTATTGTTTAG
- a CDS encoding carboxypeptidase-like regulatory domain-containing protein yields the protein MRVIFLLVLLRITLINAQSIKGYIKDFRETPLSGAVIYIDGTQYKTQSNQDGEFYLSGVKAKTGNLIVEKKGFSSKIIPIKELYSQTLEIKLEKETEIPEVKLLAYTDKVYKRYIEKFLNTLLGYDREMVYVKNPKDIQLAYDREEHVLKARAKAPLIISNEKLGYVVNYNLLEFELNLSDNSLKYLGTSFFSPMKGSSHKQLKWQTERLNAYCGSSLHFFRALYQDRLSEEGFSVDWIVRKRNEKYPSSEELKVYRTYIDDFRKKISKDSVIVFNKYPPHIEDIARRKEEEPMFYSAIIERNILSDKFRKNSENRVFLEFKDLLGVNYKKYFYTVHKKQIQKTEMPVSKNNILDCRGLSFEVYSDGNYSNPSELVFEEGWARSNLSELLPLDFEP from the coding sequence ATGAGAGTGATTTTTCTGTTAGTTTTATTGAGAATTACTTTAATAAACGCTCAAAGTATTAAAGGTTACATTAAGGATTTTCGAGAAACTCCATTGTCAGGGGCTGTGATTTATATAGATGGAACTCAATATAAAACACAATCTAATCAAGATGGGGAATTTTACTTGTCAGGTGTGAAGGCGAAGACAGGAAACCTTATCGTTGAAAAAAAAGGGTTTTCCTCAAAAATAATACCCATTAAAGAATTGTATAGCCAAACATTAGAAATTAAATTAGAAAAAGAAACGGAAATTCCAGAGGTCAAACTATTGGCATACACAGATAAGGTGTATAAGCGTTATATCGAAAAGTTTCTTAATACTCTCTTGGGTTATGATAGGGAGATGGTTTATGTTAAAAACCCGAAGGATATACAATTGGCATACGATAGAGAGGAGCATGTTCTTAAGGCTCGTGCAAAAGCACCTCTTATTATTAGTAACGAAAAATTGGGATATGTTGTAAATTATAACTTGTTGGAATTTGAACTGAACCTTTCCGATAATAGTTTGAAGTATCTTGGAACTTCTTTTTTTAGTCCTATGAAAGGCTCTTCTCATAAGCAATTAAAGTGGCAAACAGAAAGGCTTAATGCTTATTGTGGTAGTTCCTTACATTTTTTCAGAGCTCTTTATCAAGACAGATTATCTGAAGAGGGTTTTTCTGTGGATTGGATTGTAAGGAAGCGTAATGAAAAATATCCGTCGTCGGAAGAACTGAAAGTTTATCGCACTTATATTGATGATTTTAGGAAAAAGATTTCCAAAGATTCAGTCATTGTATTTAATAAATACCCTCCTCATATAGAAGATATTGCAAGAAGGAAGGAAGAAGAGCCTATGTTCTACTCTGCCATAATAGAAAGAAATATATTATCAGATAAATTTAGGAAAAATAGTGAAAATAGAGTTTTTTTGGAGTTTAAGGATTTACTTGGGGTTAATTATAAAAAGTATTTCTATACAGTGCACAAAAAACAAATACAAAAAACAGAAATGCCTGTATCCAAAAATAACATATTAGATTGTAGAGGGCTTAGCTTTGAAGTTTATTCAGATGGCAATTATTCCAATCCTAGTGAACTTGTATTTGAGGAAGGGTGGGCAAGAAGTAATCTTTCGGAGCTTTTACCATTGGATTTTGAACCATAG
- the gdhA gene encoding NADP-specific glutamate dehydrogenase gives MEQYNVEQKIQEFIANVEAKNPNEPEFLQAVKEVAVTVIPFIATKEEYRGKKLLERMVEPERTIIFRVPWVDDKGEIQVNRGFRIQMNSAIGPYKGGIRFHPTVNLSVLKFLAFEQVFKNSLTTLPMGGGKGGSDFDPQGKSDMEIMRFCQAFMTELCKHIGPQTDVPAGDIGVGAREIGYLFGQYKKIRNEFTGVLTGKGLAYGGSLIRPEATGYGVVYFAEQMLRTVGEEVKGKTFTVSGFGNVAWGVIKKIDQLGGKAVTISGPDGYVYDKDGITGEKIDFLLELRASGNNRAEDYVKKYPEAEFHAGKRPWEVKCDVAIPSATQNELDLEDAKKLVENGCICVTEAANMPSTLDAINHFIDNKVLFSPGKASNAGGVATSGLEMTQNSIRLNWTSEEVDARLKEIMIGIHKVCRDYGKEENGYVNYVKGANIAGFVKVAEAMLAQGVV, from the coding sequence ATGGAACAATATAATGTAGAACAAAAAATTCAAGAATTTATAGCAAATGTAGAGGCTAAAAATCCTAATGAGCCAGAATTTTTACAAGCTGTAAAAGAGGTGGCTGTTACTGTAATTCCGTTCATTGCTACCAAAGAAGAATACAGAGGTAAAAAACTTCTAGAAAGAATGGTAGAGCCGGAGAGAACAATTATTTTTAGAGTTCCTTGGGTAGATGACAAAGGAGAAATACAAGTAAATAGAGGGTTTAGAATTCAGATGAATTCGGCTATCGGACCTTATAAAGGAGGGATTAGATTCCATCCTACTGTAAATCTTTCAGTACTTAAATTTTTAGCGTTTGAACAAGTGTTCAAAAACTCTTTAACTACGCTTCCTATGGGTGGTGGTAAAGGGGGTTCTGATTTTGACCCACAAGGGAAATCAGATATGGAAATTATGAGATTCTGCCAAGCATTTATGACGGAACTTTGTAAGCATATTGGACCTCAAACCGATGTTCCTGCTGGAGATATAGGTGTGGGAGCTCGTGAGATAGGTTACCTTTTTGGTCAATATAAGAAGATAAGAAACGAATTTACAGGAGTACTTACTGGTAAAGGATTGGCTTATGGTGGTTCTTTAATTCGTCCAGAAGCTACAGGGTATGGAGTGGTTTACTTCGCAGAGCAAATGCTAAGAACGGTAGGTGAGGAAGTTAAAGGTAAAACATTTACGGTTTCAGGATTTGGAAATGTGGCTTGGGGAGTAATTAAGAAAATTGACCAACTAGGAGGTAAGGCGGTTACTATTTCTGGTCCAGATGGATATGTTTATGATAAAGACGGTATCACTGGTGAAAAAATAGATTTCTTATTAGAGCTTAGAGCGAGCGGAAACAACCGTGCTGAGGATTATGTTAAAAAATATCCAGAAGCTGAGTTCCACGCAGGTAAGCGTCCGTGGGAGGTGAAGTGTGATGTGGCTATCCCTTCTGCAACTCAAAACGAGTTAGATTTAGAAGATGCTAAAAAACTAGTAGAAAATGGTTGTATTTGTGTTACTGAGGCGGCTAATATGCCTTCTACACTAGATGCAATTAATCACTTTATAGATAACAAAGTTCTTTTCTCTCCAGGTAAAGCGTCTAACGCTGGTGGTGTAGCTACTTCTGGATTAGAGATGACTCAAAACTCTATCCGTCTTAACTGGACTTCTGAGGAAGTAGATGCTAGATTAAAAGAAATCATGATAGGCATACATAAAGTATGTAGAGATTATGGAAAAGAGGAGAATGGTTATGTAAACTATGTGAAAGGAGCAAACATCGCTGGGTTTGTTAAGGTAGCAGAGGCTATGTTAGCACAAGGTGTTGTTTAA